A genomic segment from Syngnathus scovelli strain Florida chromosome 3, RoL_Ssco_1.2, whole genome shotgun sequence encodes:
- the LOC125965759 gene encoding NMDA receptor synaptonuclear signaling and neuronal migration factor-like — MVRAFSSGRVYFSMGTAASKRKNLRSDAISSVAAKVRAARAFGEYVSNPNSEHRNRADQLLSDTIPGHSCDSPDISHLQNNNLPLQSHSLPIAKSSKTGQSNCSAQIQAQPQSYPVKAHGPSKRRLSAERSLSTENPPSTKDSEGCVTVKPARVYTITKEVVMTLGRGSEESLELEVLKSSKEDPLSQTQCYNSSCTDQRPSARGSHYRSSHHRSNHYHAHQNQGGPLSSSQSLQSSDSASNIRDWGLRKEGSKDDGTPDCVTCIRAPCQSQRSLDLDTSPRNGRKHLKKLERMYSEDRTSTDDKEDNSNSWFPKENMLSFQTATTTMQAISAFRGIAEKKRRKREQDAATVIERNFRKHLRMVGSRRMKVQTFADRRAKSFSRSWSDPTPVKPDSLHDSRDSGDLQTSSGTLNEGLDEDVDWGDEREMERVACEGDDFVPPKIILISSKVPKAEYVPNIIRRDDPSIIPILYDHEHATFDDILEEIKKKLTAYRKGCKIWKMLIFCQGGPGHLYLLKNKVATFAKVEKEEDMIQFWRQLGKLMSKLNPEPNLIHIMGCYVLGSANGEKLIQTLKRLMRPSSVEFKSPLELSAQGKEMIEMYFNFRLFRLWKSRQHSKMLDYDDLL; from the exons ATCAGCTGTTATCTGACACCATCCCTGGCCATAGCTGTGACTCTCCAGACATCAGTCACTTGCAGAACAACAATCTGCCACTTCAGAGCCACTCTTTGCCCATAGCTAAATCAAGCAAGACTGGTCAgtccaattgtagtgcccagatACAAGCCCAACCTCAGTCCTACCCAGTCAAAGCTCACGGACCTTCTAAACGTAGACTCTCTGCTGAACGGAGCCTTTCCACAGAGAACCCACCAAGCACCAAAGACTCAGAGGGGTGTGTGACAGTGAAGCCAGCTCGGGTGTACACAATCACAAAAGAGGTAGTGATGACTCTGGGCCGAGGCAGTGAGGAAAGCCTGGAATTGGAGGTGCTGAAGAGCAGCAAGGAAGATCCACTTTCCCAGACGCAATGCTACAACTCGTCCTGCACTGACCAGCGACCATCTGCCCGTGGTAGCCATTACCGTAGTAGTCATCACCGCAGTAACCATTACCATGCCCACCAGAATCAGGGAGGCCCTTTGTCATCATCTCAATCACTGCAGAGCTCTGACAGTGCGAGTAATATCCGAGACTGGGGCTTGAGGAAAGAGGGTTCAAAAGATGACGGCACTCCAGATTGTGTGACCTGCATTCGTGCCCCATGTCAAAGCCAGCGCTCCCTGGACCTGGATACCTCACCACGGAATGGAAGGAAGCACCTTAAGAAACTAGAGAGGATGTACAGTGAGGATAGAACATCTACTGATGACAAGG AAGATAATTCCAATAGCTGGTTCCCAAAAGAAAACATGTTGAGCTTTCAGACAGCAACTACCACCATGCAAGC AATATC GGCTTTCCGGGGCATTGCTGAGAAAAAGAGACGGAAAAGAGAACAGGATGCAGCCACCGTGATCGAGAG AAACTTCCGCAAACATCTTAGGATGGTGGGAAGCCGAAGGATGAAGGTCCAGA CTTTTGCCGATCGCAGAGCCAAGAGCTTCAGCCGCTCATGGAGTGATCCCACCCCTGTCAAGCCTGACTCACTGCATGACTCCAGAGACA GTGGTGATCTCCAGACCTCATCGGGGACCCTCAATGAAGGGTTGGATGAGGATGTTGACTGGGGGGATGAAAGAGAGATGGAGAGAGTAGCATGTGAAGGAGATGACTTTGTCCCACCTAAAATCATT CTGATATCCTCCAAGGTTCCAAAGGCTGAATATGTTCCAAACATTATTCGTAGGGATGACCCTTCTATCATTCCAATTCTTTAT GACCACGAGCACGCTACATTTGACGACATCCTTG AGGAGATCAAGAAGAAGCTGACTGCCTACAGAAAAGGCTGCAAAATTTGGAAGATGCTCATTTTCTGCCAA GGAGGACCCGGTCATCTGTATCTACTGAAGAATAAAGTGGCTACCTTTGCCAAAGTAGAAAAAGAGGAGGATATGATCCA GTTCTGGCGGCAGCTGGGCAAGCTGATGAGTAAGCTGAACCCTGAGCCCAACCTCATCCACATCATGGGCTGCTATGTTCTCGGCAGTGCAAATGGAGAAAAG TTGATTCAGACTTTGAAGAGGCTGATGAGACCATCCTCTGTTGAATTCAAGTCCCCTCTGGAACTGTCAGCACAGG GTAAAGAGATGATTGAGATGTACTTTAACTTCCGCTTGTTTCGCCTGTGGAAAAGCCGCCAGCACTCGAAAATGTTGGACTACGACGACCTGCTGTGA